One window of the Dermacentor andersoni chromosome 10, qqDerAnde1_hic_scaffold, whole genome shotgun sequence genome contains the following:
- the LOC126546278 gene encoding uncharacterized protein isoform X2 translates to MSAHRHYGAKFQTEGRNRTRTAKTLRDRKPPPYMYGENLQRVNAMGRPRKVRTAEEETVRREARLAAMQEKQRQRRADPTYFAREAEAKRRRLREDPEYASRERARIAAKHRRLRQDPAVREAEYERRRARASTMGASARFQRSSDSDVGPYSPMREVDELGSAAEGSDGSSLVGPSKATVTERPQSKGCQANLLSTGKSQKTASKGCQADFLSTEKPQKMVSRGCQTTGITRTQTQKTHADEIEQESRAAILQPEKHSGSRKRPMPQDASISRRASGPTTSSSACAYAPKRSRLSATDASTSR, encoded by the exons atgagcgctcatcgtcattatggcgcgaaatttcaaacggagggtcggaaccgtacccgtacggcaaagaccttgcgggacagaaaaccgccgccgtacatgtacggcgaaaaccttcaaagggttaatgcCATGGGGCGGCCTAGGAAAGTCCGTACTGCCGAAGAAGAGACTGTGCGTCGCGAAGCTAGACTTGCTGCAATGCAGGAGAAACAGCGGCAACGGCGAGCCGATCCGACCTACTTTGCCAGAGAGGCTGAAGCCAAGAGGCGGCGACTGCGCGAAGACCCAGAATACGCCAGTCGAGAGAGAGCCAGGATCGCTGCGAAGCATCGACGATTACGCCAAGACCCTGCAGTACGGGAGGCCGAGTACGAGCGACGCCGAGCTCGGGCTTCAACCATGGGTGCCAGCGCTCGGTTTCAGC GCTCGAGTGACAGTGATGTCGGGCCTTACTCTCCCATGCGTGAGGTGGATGAACTGGGCTCTGCAGCCGAGGGCTCGGATGGCTCTTCACTTGTCGGCCCTTCCA AAGCAACAGTTACGGAAAGACCGCAGTCCAAGGGATGTCAG gccaATCTTTTATCGACAGGAAAATCACAGAAAACGGCGTCCAAGGGATGTCAG GCTGATTTTTTATCTACAGAGAAACCACAGAAAATGGTGTCCAGGGGATGTCAG ACGACCGGAATCACCAGGACCCAAACACAGAAAACTCATGCAGACGAAATTGAGCAGGAGTCCCGTGCAGCAATCCTGCAGCCAGAAAAGCACTCGGGGAGCAGGAAAC GGCCCATGCCGCAAGATGCGAGCATATCCAGAAGAGCTTCTGGGCCGACGACGTCGAGCAGCGCATGTGCGTACGCACCAAAGAGAAGCCGTTTGAGTGCGACCGATGCTTCAACGTCTCGTTGA